One window of the Epinephelus moara isolate mb chromosome 24, YSFRI_EMoa_1.0, whole genome shotgun sequence genome contains the following:
- the hdhd3 gene encoding haloacid dehalogenase-like hydrolase domain-containing protein 3 yields the protein MRATLRWVLWDVKDTLLKVRASVGQQYCKEAERAGLNLSPVEVENAFGQAYRHYSSRYPNYGISQGLDGRSWWMGVVRDTFSQCRVQDPALLDTIAHNLYHNFCNAENWEVFPDSKKALESCSSLGLKLAVVSNFDKRLEEILRVCDLLSHFSFLITSEEAGVAKPNAAIFDQALQKCGVPAASVAHIGDHYVKDYLASRSVGIHGFLLDRHNKHDQSDVPREHRLSSLEDLPPQLQQHID from the exons ATGCGAGCTACTCTGCGCTGGGTGCTATGGGATGTGAAAGACACCCTGCTGAAGGTGCGCGCATCTGTGGGACAGCAGTACTGCAAGGAGGCTGAACGCGCAGGCTTGAACCTCAGTCCTGTggaggtggaaaatgctttcgGCCAGGCATATCGACACTATTCCAGCAGATACCCAAACTATGGCATCAGTCAGGGCCTGGATGGACGGTCCTGGTGGATGGGGGTGGTGCGGGACACTTTCTCCCAGTGCAGGGTACAAGACCCAGCCTTGCTCGATACAATTGCTCACAACCTTTATCATAACTTCTGTAATGCAGAGAACTGGGAG GTATTTCCAGACTCAAAAAAGGCTCTGGAGAGTTGCTCTTCTCTAGGACTGAAGCTGGCTGTGGTATCAAACTTTGATAAGCGCCTAGAAGAGATTTTGCGTGTTTGTGACCTGCTGTCTCACTTCAGCTTTTTGATAACATCAGAGGAAGCAGGTGTAGCGAAGCCGAATGCAGCCATCTTTGATCAGGCACTGCAGAAATGTGGAGTACCAGCTGCCAGCGTAGCTCATATCGGGGACCACTATGTGAAAGATTACCTCGCCTCTCGCTCTGTGGGCATCCACGGGTTCCTGTTAGACAGACACAACAAGCACGACCAATCCGACGTTCCTCGAGAGCATCGGCTAAGCTCCCTGGAGGACTTGCCGCCACAGCTTCAGCAGCACATAGACTAA
- the trub2 gene encoding mitochondrial mRNA pseudouridine synthase TRUB2: protein MATPAIRMFRRLEGLFCVYKPSGVHWKLVRDTIETNLLKGVNATPSQPLLQEVRFLAQPVSETEGPKGLTLCATSVPVLSKHPLVTGPEFQHIRVGVGHRLDAFSSGVLVLAVGNGNRALNDFYRTRVTRDYTVEGEFGTATNDFSHTGKVVERSTYGHITQDKLEKVLAILQGANQKALLMYSNVDMRSQEAYEMAVQGLLGPDGKSQPILTGLRCVRFQPPNFTLEVQCLNETQKYLRKVVHEIGLELRSTAACKGVRRTRDGSFTLQDALTHHHWTAPDVMQAIRQYHSNKKTKKYSYTQIKDSASQPPEESAATTNETSDETAVGRI from the exons ATGGCAACTCCAGCTATTCGGATGTTTCGGAGGTTAGAGGGTCTGTTCTGTGTGTACAAACCCTCTGGTGTACACTGGAAACTCGTGAGGGACACCATTGAGACAAATCTTCTGAAAG GTGTAAATGCTACACCGTCCCAGCCACTTCTTCAGGAGGTCCGCTTCTTGGCACAGCCAGTCAGTGAGACTGAAGGACCCAAGGGACTCACACTGTGTGCAACCTCTGTGCCAGTACTGTCCAAACACCCTCTGG tgactGGACCTGAATTCCAGCACATTAGAGTTGGAGTAGGACATCGCCTGGATGCGTTCTCCTCTGGTGTTCTCG ttCTCGCTGTCGGGAATGGAAACAGAGCCTTGAATGATTTCTACAGAACACGAGTCACGAGG GATTACACAGTGGAGGGTGAATTTGGGACTGCAACAAATGATTTCTCTCACACAGGCAAAGTTGTGGAAAGATCCACGTACG GTCACATCACGCAGGACAAACTGGAGAAAGTCTTGGCGATTCTGCAGGGAGCCAATCAAAAGGCCTTGTTAAT GTATTCCAACGTAGACATGCGCTCTCAGGAGGCCTATGAGATGGCTGTGCAGGGGTTACTGGGTCCAGACGGGAAATCACAGCCTATTTTGACAGGCCTGCGCTGCGTTCGCTTCCAGCCACCCAACTTCACTTTGG AGGTGCAGTGTCTAAATGAAACTCAGAAATATTTGCGCAAAGTTGTGCATGAGATCGGACTTGAGCTGCGCAGCACAGCGGCATGCAAGGGAGTGAGGCGGACCCGAGACGGCTCCTTCACCCTGCAGGATGCCCTCACCCATCACCACTGGACTGCTCCTGATGTTATGCAGGCCATCAGACAGTACCACTCCAATAAGAAAACTAAAAAGTACTCCTACACGCAGATCAAAGACTCAGCATCACAACCACCAGAGGAAAGTGCAGCGACAACAAATGAAACCAGTGACGAAACGGCAGTTGGTAGGATTTAA